In the Geobacter sp. FeAm09 genome, one interval contains:
- a CDS encoding bifunctional homocysteine S-methyltransferase/methylenetetrahydrofolate reductase, producing the protein MTILDRLTTEILTGDGAVGTMLYARGIGLDSNFEHLNLVRPALVLELAREYAAAGAQVIETNTFGANHTKLAAIGLGHKVGEINRAGARIAREAAGNGDKLVAGSVGPLVRMKGEEQELTPDVMAGHFRAQCIALAEGGVDLLLLETFGSLEQLVAAVRAARETGLPVCASMAFMEGGRSGDGTTVEAFCAAVEAAGADMLGANCGAGPLELVKVVRRLAALTAKPISAYANSGFPEYHEGRYIYRATPDYFAAMAEEMAAAGASLIGGCCGTTPEHIAALARTLAGRRPSPRPPVSAHAAAGVQEGSRPHRASFLDPWGRRKVITVELDPPKGMDCRRIIESSRRLKEAGVDAINLAENPLARPRMGNIALGSIIQREVGIEVIIHVTGRDRNLIGMQSDMMGASLLGLHTILAVTGDPAAMGDHAGATSVFDLHSFTLIKLLTDMNRGVNAIGNPIGSGTGFTVGAAFNPNTKNMALQAERLRKKAANGARFAQTQPVYDPGLFLEALEQTRDCGIPLLPGIMPLVSERNAEYLHNEVPGISVPDAIRARMKGLEKEAGAREGLAIAKEFIDATFTAAGGYYLIPPFGKCELALELIDYIHAREGERR; encoded by the coding sequence ATGACTATTCTCGACAGACTCACAACAGAGATCCTTACCGGAGACGGGGCCGTTGGCACCATGCTTTACGCCAGGGGGATCGGGCTCGACAGCAACTTCGAGCACTTGAACCTGGTGCGTCCGGCCCTGGTGCTGGAACTGGCCCGCGAGTACGCCGCCGCCGGGGCCCAGGTGATCGAGACCAACACCTTCGGCGCCAACCATACCAAACTGGCGGCCATCGGCCTGGGGCACAAGGTCGGCGAGATCAACCGGGCCGGGGCGCGCATCGCCCGGGAGGCGGCCGGGAATGGCGACAAACTCGTCGCCGGTTCGGTGGGCCCCCTGGTGCGCATGAAGGGCGAGGAACAGGAGTTGACCCCCGACGTCATGGCAGGGCATTTCCGGGCACAGTGCATCGCTCTGGCCGAAGGGGGGGTGGATCTGCTCCTGCTGGAGACCTTTGGCTCGCTGGAGCAATTGGTCGCAGCGGTACGGGCGGCCCGGGAGACCGGCCTGCCGGTCTGCGCCTCCATGGCCTTCATGGAGGGGGGGCGCAGCGGCGACGGCACGACGGTGGAGGCGTTCTGCGCCGCCGTGGAAGCGGCCGGAGCCGATATGCTGGGCGCCAACTGCGGTGCCGGCCCGCTGGAACTGGTCAAGGTGGTGCGCCGCCTGGCGGCCCTGACCGCCAAGCCGATCTCAGCCTATGCCAACAGCGGCTTTCCCGAGTACCATGAAGGGCGCTACATCTACCGCGCCACCCCCGATTATTTCGCCGCCATGGCGGAAGAGATGGCCGCCGCCGGAGCCAGCCTGATCGGCGGCTGCTGCGGGACCACGCCGGAACATATCGCCGCACTCGCCCGCACCCTGGCAGGCAGGCGGCCCTCTCCGCGCCCCCCCGTGTCTGCCCATGCCGCCGCTGGGGTCCAGGAAGGCTCCCGGCCCCACAGGGCTTCGTTTCTGGATCCGTGGGGGCGCCGCAAGGTCATCACCGTAGAGCTCGACCCGCCCAAGGGGATGGACTGCCGCCGGATCATCGAGAGCAGCCGGCGCCTGAAGGAGGCCGGGGTGGATGCCATCAACCTGGCCGAGAATCCCCTGGCCCGCCCCCGCATGGGGAACATCGCCCTGGGGAGCATCATCCAGCGCGAGGTCGGCATCGAGGTCATCATCCACGTCACCGGCCGGGACCGCAACCTGATCGGCATGCAGTCGGACATGATGGGCGCCAGCCTGCTGGGGTTGCACACGATCCTGGCGGTGACCGGCGATCCCGCCGCCATGGGGGACCATGCCGGGGCCACGTCGGTCTTCGATCTCCACTCCTTCACCCTGATCAAGCTCCTCACCGACATGAACCGCGGCGTGAACGCCATCGGCAACCCCATCGGCAGCGGGACCGGCTTTACCGTCGGGGCGGCCTTCAATCCCAATACGAAGAACATGGCGCTCCAGGCCGAACGGCTGCGCAAGAAAGCGGCCAACGGCGCCCGTTTTGCCCAGACCCAGCCGGTCTATGACCCGGGTCTGTTCCTGGAGGCCCTTGAACAGACCCGGGATTGCGGCATCCCGCTTCTGCCGGGGATCATGCCGCTGGTAAGCGAACGCAATGCCGAGTATCTGCACAACGAGGTGCCGGGCATCAGCGTCCCGGACGCGATCCGCGCCCGCATGAAGGGCCTGGAGAAGGAAGCCGGCGCCCGGGAGGGGCTGGCCATTGCCAAGGAGTTCATCGACGCCACCTTCACTGCCGCCGGAGGC
- a CDS encoding DedA family protein gives MHALIQWLLHTIGTMGYPGIFLLMAMESSVIPVPSELVMPPAGYLAFQGKMNLAAAIACGTLGSLVGAYANYFASRYLGRPLIIRYGKYVLIPPEKFERVERFFLQHGEISTFIGRLLPVVRHLISIPAGLSGMGHIRFSLYTLAGAGLWCSILAVIGYAIGENQQLIMQYSHKALAWVIVFSIILVAVYVWRYRRRNGIKA, from the coding sequence ATGCATGCTCTTATTCAATGGCTTCTCCACACCATCGGCACCATGGGCTATCCCGGCATATTCCTGCTTATGGCCATGGAGAGTTCGGTGATCCCGGTGCCGAGCGAGTTGGTCATGCCGCCGGCCGGCTACCTGGCCTTCCAGGGAAAGATGAACCTGGCGGCCGCCATTGCGTGCGGTACCCTGGGAAGCCTCGTGGGGGCCTACGCCAACTATTTCGCCTCCCGCTACCTGGGGAGGCCGCTGATCATCAGGTATGGCAAATACGTCCTGATCCCGCCGGAGAAGTTTGAACGGGTGGAGCGTTTTTTCCTCCAGCACGGCGAGATCTCGACCTTCATCGGCCGGCTGCTGCCGGTGGTCCGCCATCTGATCTCCATTCCGGCCGGCCTGTCCGGCATGGGGCACATCCGCTTCTCGCTCTACACCCTGGCAGGCGCCGGCCTCTGGTGCAGCATCCTGGCCGTCATCGGCTATGCCATCGGCGAGAACCAGCAGTTGATCATGCAGTACTCGCACAAGGCCCTCGCCTGGGTCATTGTGTTCAGCATTATTCTGGTTGCAGTCTATGTATGGCGCTATCGCCGGCGCAACGGTATTAAAGCGTAA